One Nitrospirota bacterium DNA window includes the following coding sequences:
- a CDS encoding phosphate ABC transporter substrate-binding protein, whose amino-acid sequence MMTAIVTRQWLLLFFSFLLMPVSSFAADTITGSGCSVSMPGYLSDLAKAYERETGVKVLVLGGGSVRGLTELKEGRMDFAASCQSKAPDDPKDFEYITASWDALVFIVHLSNPVNSITPQQVRDIYEGRIDNWKQLGGPDLSLISVITTPKGSSGIGEALEKYVLNGKRPLPQKNSTMQASSAAIWEQLVETMPECFASTGFGSARKRKVKMLKVNGVAPTRENIVSGKYPYKRPLYIVIRKDARPEVRAFVDYAMSPKGQKLISSFGMPSLADMKR is encoded by the coding sequence ATGATGACCGCGATCGTGACCAGGCAGTGGCTGCTCCTTTTTTTCTCCTTCCTGCTCATGCCCGTCTCCTCCTTTGCCGCGGACACGATCACGGGGAGCGGGTGCTCGGTAAGCATGCCCGGCTATCTCTCGGACCTTGCCAAGGCCTACGAGCGTGAGACGGGCGTCAAGGTGCTGGTCCTCGGCGGCGGAAGCGTCCGCGGCCTGACCGAGCTCAAAGAGGGCAGGATGGACTTCGCCGCCTCGTGCCAGTCAAAGGCCCCCGACGATCCCAAGGACTTCGAGTACATCACTGCCTCCTGGGACGCCCTCGTGTTCATCGTCCACCTGTCCAACCCCGTCAACTCGATCACCCCGCAGCAGGTCCGTGACATTTATGAAGGCAGGATCGACAACTGGAAACAGCTGGGCGGTCCCGACCTGAGCCTCATCTCGGTCATCACGACGCCAAAGGGTTCCAGCGGCATCGGCGAGGCCCTCGAAAAATACGTGCTGAACGGGAAACGGCCCCTGCCCCAGAAAAATTCGACGATGCAGGCGTCCTCCGCGGCCATCTGGGAGCAGCTGGTGGAGACAATGCCCGAATGCTTCGCCAGCACCGGCTTCGGCAGCGCTCGCAAACGAAAGGTGAAGATGCTGAAGGTGAACGGCGTTGCGCCCACTCGGGAGAACATCGTTTCCGGAAAATATCCCTACAAAAGGCCCCTGTATATCGTGATCAGGAAGGACGCGCGGCCCGAGGTCCGAGCGTTCGTGGATTACGCGATGAGCCCGAAAGGCCAGAAACTCATATCATCCTTCGGCATGCCGTCGCTGGCTGACATGAAAAGATGA
- a CDS encoding methyl-accepting chemotaxis protein — protein sequence MIKDIIYNLPLKKKLYLVFGISIVAILFGVTVGLVSFSRVQVGGKAYGEIELNMLIADNIAKLRTNLSFVRAALLNLIIEDGNDRRQSLREEINELSSRIEELFDVIEGRVATAGQPEAAANIKTAREAWTAFRATRDQDLIPAVMAGRIKEAMALALGIQAERYTIFATETKKAVDHVRADVPGMVAKIKRESNLVQGAYIVGSILFILFFCALALFFSRTIVAPVVLVSDRSRHMAQGDFTSNGAHRGRGSDEIGVMMESFATMVAKVGDTVGRLKLSITDLSASSEKLSATAENLSRGAAQQASQAKEVTAATNQMSQTVTDVAQNAAQAADAAKNSSRAAAGGKEIVELTAERLASLTDTVREASQTIEALSRSSGQIGEIVSLIHTIADQTNLLALNAAIEAARAGEQGRGFAVVADEVRKLADRTTNATKDIEQKICTIQSEADRSLVMIKKGNDEVEKGLELARSASQSLDTIVKDSMQVMDMVQRIAAATEEQSATAEEITRNMTTISGVVEQSSEATHEIQQAAHALSQLSIETRSMMAWFKTGAADRVHPG from the coding sequence ATGATAAAAGACATAATCTATAACCTGCCGCTCAAGAAGAAACTGTACCTGGTCTTCGGCATCTCGATCGTGGCAATCCTGTTCGGCGTTACGGTCGGGCTGGTGTCCTTTTCCCGGGTGCAGGTCGGGGGAAAGGCCTACGGAGAGATCGAGCTGAACATGCTGATCGCCGACAACATCGCCAAGCTGCGGACGAATCTCTCCTTCGTCCGGGCGGCACTGCTGAACCTGATCATCGAGGACGGCAATGACCGGCGGCAGTCGCTGCGCGAGGAGATCAACGAACTTTCCTCCCGCATCGAGGAGCTATTCGACGTGATAGAAGGCCGGGTGGCGACCGCCGGCCAGCCCGAAGCCGCGGCGAACATCAAGACGGCGCGCGAGGCGTGGACCGCGTTCAGGGCCACCCGTGACCAGGACCTGATCCCCGCGGTCATGGCCGGAAGGATCAAGGAGGCCATGGCGCTGGCGCTGGGCATCCAGGCCGAGCGCTACACGATATTTGCCACCGAGACCAAGAAGGCCGTCGACCATGTCCGGGCCGATGTGCCGGGCATGGTCGCGAAGATCAAGCGGGAATCGAACCTCGTCCAGGGGGCGTACATCGTCGGGAGCATTCTCTTTATCCTCTTTTTCTGCGCTCTGGCCCTGTTCTTCTCGAGAACCATTGTCGCTCCCGTCGTGCTCGTATCCGACCGGTCCCGTCACATGGCGCAGGGCGACTTCACGTCGAACGGCGCGCACCGCGGCCGCGGCAGTGACGAGATCGGCGTTATGATGGAGAGTTTTGCGACCATGGTGGCTAAGGTGGGGGACACCGTCGGCCGCCTCAAGCTGAGCATCACGGACCTTTCCGCCTCTTCCGAGAAGCTCTCGGCCACTGCCGAGAACCTGAGCCGCGGCGCGGCCCAGCAGGCAAGCCAGGCAAAAGAGGTGACGGCTGCCACGAACCAGATGTCCCAGACCGTGACCGACGTGGCGCAGAACGCCGCCCAGGCGGCCGATGCTGCAAAAAACTCCTCCCGGGCCGCGGCCGGCGGCAAGGAGATCGTTGAGCTGACGGCCGAACGGCTCGCATCGCTCACGGACACGGTCAGGGAGGCGTCGCAGACCATCGAGGCCCTCAGCAGGAGTTCCGGTCAGATCGGCGAGATCGTCAGCCTGATCCACACCATCGCGGACCAGACTAACCTGCTGGCGTTGAACGCGGCGATCGAGGCGGCGCGGGCCGGCGAACAGGGCAGGGGCTTTGCCGTTGTTGCCGACGAGGTGCGGAAGCTCGCCGACAGGACCACGAACGCCACCAAGGACATCGAACAAAAGATATGCACCATTCAGAGCGAGGCTGACCGCTCGCTGGTCATGATCAAGAAGGGCAACGATGAAGTCGAAAAGGGCCTGGAACTCGCCCGTTCGGCCAGCCAGTCGCTCGACACGATCGTGAAGGACTCGATGCAGGTGATGGACATGGTGCAGCGGATCGCGGCCGCGACGGAGGAGCAGTCCGCGACCGCGGAGGAGATCACCCGGAACATGACCACCATTTCCGGGGTCGTGGAACAATCCTCGGAGGCCACGCACGAGATCCAGCAGGCGGCCCACGCCCTGTCGCAGCTGTCAATCGAGACCCGGAGCATGATGGCCTGGTTCAAAACCGGCGCTGCGGACCGGGTGCACCCGGGATAG